The following is a genomic window from Lysinibacillus sp. G4S2.
GCAATATGTTCGCCTGTGATCGGGCCGTTTTCTTTCACAATTTGTAAAATGTCTTCCTGACGTTTATTGAGTTCGATTGGACTCACCGCCTCAAATCTAATAGTGTTATACTTATGCTCAATTATTATATACTATTTTAATAATTATTGCGAAGAAAAGAACTACATGCTACAATATTGACACATACGCTTGCTCTAGTTGTATTTTCGAGCGATTTGCGTTATACAGGCGATGACGGGAAAAAAAGTATCTGTTCCATTTTAAAGCGAGTAGAAGATGGTGAAAGTCTACGTAGTAACAGAGAAAAGGCACTCCTTGAGCTAACTTTTTGAAAAGAGGTTTTAAACATCACGTTTAAAACAATCAGGGTGGAACCGCGGGTTTTAGCACTCGTCCCTGGGCATTTATTGTGCCCGGAGACGGGTGCTATTTTTAATTTAGTTCTTACTAAATTAAGAAATATCTCTGGCGAATTTGTTGATCAGTTTTATTAATTCGCTGAAAACTATGAAGGAGGCTATTTTTATGGCTAACAAATCAATGGAAACAATCGTATCATTAGCAAAGCATCGCGGCTTTGTCTTCCCTGGTTCTGAAATCTATGGAGGCTTAGCAAACACTTGGGATTACGGTCCACTAGGTGTTGAATTAAAAAACAATGTTAAAAAAGCATGGTGGCAAAAATTTGTCCAAGAATCAGAGCACAATGTTGGTATAGATGCTGCCATTTTAATGAACCCAAAAGCTTGGGTGGCTTCTGGTCACGTTGGTAACTTTAATGACCCAATGGTTGATTGTAAAGCATGTAAAGCGCGCCATCGTGCTGATAAAATCATCGAAGACGCTGCGCTAGCTAAAGGCGATGAAATCATTGTCGATGGTATGACATTTGACCAAATGAAAGAAACGATGGTTAAGTATGACGTAGTTTGCCCAGATTGTGGTAAAGCTGATTTTACAGATATTCGTCAATTCAATTTAATGTTTAAAACATTCCAAGGTGTAACTGAATCTTCTACTAATGAAATTTATTTACGCCCAGAAACTGCACAAGGTATTTTCGTAAACTTCAAAAACGTACAACGCTCTATGCGTAAACGTACACCATTCGGTATTGCTCAAATCGGTAAATCATTCCGTAACGAAATTACTCCAGGTAACTTCACATTCCGTACGCGTGAATTTGAACAAATGGAGCTTGAATTTTTCTGCAAGCCAGGTGAAGATCTTGAATGGCACGCATACTGGAAAGAATTTTGTAAAAACTGGTTGTTAAACTTAGGAATGAAAGAAGAGTCTATGCGTCTTCGCGATCATGAGGAAGATGAATTGTCTCACTATTCAAATGCTACAACTGATATCGAATTTAAATTCCCATTCGGTTGGGGCGAACTTTGGGGCGTAGCGGATCGCACAGATTACGATTTAAAACAGCATATGGAGCATTCTGGTGAAGATTTCACTTACATCGATCCAGTATCGAACGAACGTTATGTTCCATATTGCATCGAGCCATCTTTAGGTGCAGACCGTGTAACATTAGCATTCCTTTGCGATGCTTATGACGAAGAAGAGCTTGAAGGCGATGATAAACGTACAGTTTTACGCTTCCACCCTGCTCTAGCACCATTTAAAGCTGCAGTCCTACCACTTTCTAAAAAGCTTTCAGATGAGGCTACTGATGTTTGGGCAGAGCTTCGCAAAGCATTCCCAGTTGACTTTGACGAGTCACAATCAATCGGTAAACGTTATCGTCGACAAGATGAAATCGGTACACCATTCTGTATCACATACGACTTCGACTCAAAAGAGGATGGTCAAGTAACAGTACGTCATCGTGATTCAATGTCTCAAGTGCGTATGCCTATTACAGAAGTTAAAGCATACATTGAAAAACACCTTCAATTCTAATTTAATACGTATATATGGAGGGAGTCGCTTATCATGCGACTCCTCTTTAAATGCACGCCGCTTCGCTTTTGCACATAAAACACCTTTGTTCCAAGCAACTCATCAGATTTTCCCAGTCGGAACGGAGATCAACCCCACATTATAGTGATAGCTAATTTTTTACAGGATAGTATTCCCTCTATTCTCACCTTC
Proteins encoded in this region:
- a CDS encoding glycine--tRNA ligase — encoded protein: MANKSMETIVSLAKHRGFVFPGSEIYGGLANTWDYGPLGVELKNNVKKAWWQKFVQESEHNVGIDAAILMNPKAWVASGHVGNFNDPMVDCKACKARHRADKIIEDAALAKGDEIIVDGMTFDQMKETMVKYDVVCPDCGKADFTDIRQFNLMFKTFQGVTESSTNEIYLRPETAQGIFVNFKNVQRSMRKRTPFGIAQIGKSFRNEITPGNFTFRTREFEQMELEFFCKPGEDLEWHAYWKEFCKNWLLNLGMKEESMRLRDHEEDELSHYSNATTDIEFKFPFGWGELWGVADRTDYDLKQHMEHSGEDFTYIDPVSNERYVPYCIEPSLGADRVTLAFLCDAYDEEELEGDDKRTVLRFHPALAPFKAAVLPLSKKLSDEATDVWAELRKAFPVDFDESQSIGKRYRRQDEIGTPFCITYDFDSKEDGQVTVRHRDSMSQVRMPITEVKAYIEKHLQF